Within Oreochromis niloticus isolate F11D_XX linkage group LG2, O_niloticus_UMD_NMBU, whole genome shotgun sequence, the genomic segment ACGTTGACAGTGACGTTGCTGCTGAGTGGAGGAACACCAGAGTCTGTGGCCTGAACTTTAAACTGGAACGTTTTTAACTCCTCATAGTTAAAAGACTGAAGGCTAATTATGTCTCCTGTCTCTGAGTTGATGTTTAATAATGTAGATAACGGCACTGAGTCACTGCTGCTTTGTAAAAAAGAGTAACTCACCTGACTATTTCGATCAATGTCTGCATCAGTTGCTGTCACTGTTTTAATAACTGCTCCTACTGGACTGTTTTCTTTCACGTAGATGTTGATCACACTTTCTGTAAACTGAGGTTTGTTGTCATTTACATCTGACACATGAACAGTTATAACACTAGTGCTGGAGAGAGGTGGGCTGCCCTCATCAGTAGCAGTGATGCTGATGTTGTACTGAGGTGCAGTCTCTCGGTCAAGATCACCGTCCACAACTAATGAATATGAATTCTTGTAATTTGACTCTAATGTAAAAGGAACATTATTAGAAATTTTACATGTCACCATCCCATTTTTACCCTCATCTTTATCAAATATTGAAACAAGGGCAATGGCAGTGCCAACTGATGAGTCCTCTTTAACAGTGTTCAACAGTGATGTGACTGAAATTTCAGGTGCGTTGTCATTAACGTCTAAGACTTCAATCAGTAATTTAACATGTGAACTCATAGGCGAGGAAGCTCCATCACTGGCTTGTACTCGAAGTTCAAAAGCATTATTTTCTTCAAAGTCAATATTCCTTTTATTTGTTACAGTCCCTGTTTGTTCATCTATAGAAAACACATCTGTTTGTTTCCCTTCGTCTATTTCCATAAAAGAATATGATATTTGCCCATTTTTTCCATCATCTAAATCAGTCGCATTCAGGGTGATTATTGATGTCCCAATATTCACATTCTCGTGTATGGTGACTTTATACAGCATTTGACTAAAGACAGGAGGATTATCATTAATGTCTAAGACATTTACTATAATGGTCATACTTCCAGATTTAGGAGGTGTTCCTCCATCAATTGCAAGTAGTATGAGTTTGATCACAgattgtttttctctgtctaAAACTTTCTGAAGCACCAATTCGACTGTTATGCTACCCCCTTTAAGTATATTTAGAGAGAAATGTTCATTTTGACTCAGTTTGTAGGTATTTATAGAGTTTTTTCCAACGTCTCCATCGTGAGCtcgtttcagcagaaattttgTTCCTACCGCTGTGCTCTCGGTAATATTAATTGTCTGGGATGTGCTGAGAAATGAGGGTGAATTGTCATTCACATCCAAAACATTTATTTCTATACGGTACAGTTTCAGTGGATTATTAATAACAGCTTCTGCAATTAGTGAACATTTGGCGTCATTACCACAAAGCTCCTCTCGATCTATTCTCCCGTTAACATAGAGGGCTCCAGTTTTTAGATTTACCTCGAAATATTTCCTCTTTGATCCAGCAACGATCTGAAACATGCGGGGCTCCAAATCCTGGACATTGATGCTCAGATCTTTCGCGACATTTCCGACAACAGTCCCCAGATTCACCTCCTCTGAGACGGAGTAAGAGAGCTGCCCAGAAACCGTTTCCCAATAACAATCCAGCAGCACGAATAACAGATTAATCCACACAAAGCGTCTGCTATGCGGTAAATGCATATTTACACAGCAGGGGAAGGCACAATAGAAACTCCAGATAATATGTCACAGCAACCAAGAAATGGAAATGAATGTTTAATTATTCCAAAGCAATCTTCTCTATGTTCTCAAATAAAGACCACCATTCGTTGTCGTCCGAGCTCTCTTTGTAACAAAGCACACAAATGCATCATTTGCTGAATGTAGGATGGGAGGGGCCCTAAGTCATCGACCAGAACGTCTAAATGTGACGGTCTGTACCGTCCCCACGTGGTCACTTCCTCTAACTGCATTACACGTCATCAAAACCGGCGGACAATGGTGCACTGTATATTCCTAGTGTTTAAAAAGGGTGGTGTAAATCACTAGATTAGAGGTTAGAAATAATAGTTCATCAGTTAAACGGATGATTACAGTTAACATTTTATTACGGAAAGATGTTAAGGTATGTGATATTTTAAaggctaaatttaaaaaaataatttggcTAATACACTTGTTTGTTTAAAGTGAAGAGAGAAGCGAGCACAAATGTTAAATATATAGGGGTATGTTTAAACACGTTGTCTATGTTGTGATACGTTGTTTAACGTCTATTAAATATGCCAAAACACATCCATAACCGTGCACGTGAACCCGACAAGCACACATACGTTGAGCACCACAGAGAGCGGCGAAAGCGTGATAATGCGAATCTACCATGAAAAATTCACGTGACAACAGAAAAGAGAACAACAACACAGCGTTGGAGAAGATCCTGTCGTGCTGTAAACTCAGCAACAGTGATTTCTTCccatttgtattattttagtcACAGCTAAGAAGTGTGTAAATGTATTGCTAAAGATGATGAAAACTACGAGATGAAGCTAAATTACATTAGGCTTTTAAGATTTCCAAACAAAGAACTGCAGCAGTGAAACCGAAATTTAATACTTCCTTACCTTTTCTTTGTTTGGCAAAGTCTGAGTTCTGGTAAAAGTGTCTCCTCCGTTAATACTGATCAGTTCTGCATCTACAGGTGGAAACGGGGCGGGGAAAACTACTACGTCACTCTTGAGCGTGTCTGAGCTGAAACACACGTCATACTGCTGAGTAGCTTTAGAGTAAGCCCAGCTCCCGTCAGGGTGGGTGGTGATCATGGGGGCGCTGTACCTGCTGAAAGTGCCGTCAGTCCTGTGGCATCTGACTGCTATTAAAGTGATGAGGCTGAGCAGAAAGATGACGGACACCGACACAATGGCGATCAGCAGATACAGGTTCAAATCCGAGAAGCTGTCCTCCTTTACAGGCACATGTCTGAACTGAGTCTGGATTTCAGCCGTGCTTTCAACCACCACCACATCAATAGACACAGTAGCTGACAGGGAGGGTTCTCCATTATCAGAGACCAAGACCACCAAGGGGTGAGTTTTGAGGTCATTGTCACTCATTCTCCTCTTAGTCCTGATCTCCCCGGTGCTGGTTCCGATCCTGAACAGGTTGTTTCCTTTGGGCTCAGACAGGTGATAAGAAAGCAGCGCATTGTATCCAGAGTCTGCGTCTACAGCCCTGATCTTTGCCACAAAGTATCCCGCTTCAGCAGAATAGGGGATGCTCTCACTGTTAACGGAGCCGTGCTCAGAATATGGCGCGAGAATCGTGGGACTGTTGTCATTTTCATCCAGGATTAAAACGTTGACAGTGACGTTGCTGCTGAGCGGAGGAACACCAGAGTCTGTGGCCTGAACTTTAAACTGGAACGTTTTTAACTCCTCATAGTTAAAAGACTGCAGGCTAATTATGTCTCCTGTGTCTGAGTTGATGTTTAATAATGTAGATAACGGCACTGAGTCACTGCTGCTTTGTAAAAAAGAGTAACTCACCTGACTATTTTGATCAATGTCTGCATCAGCTGCTGTCACTGTTTTAATAACTGCTCCTACTGGACTGTTTTCTTTCACGTAGATGTTGATCACACCTTCTGAAAACTGAGGTTTGTTGTCATTTACATCAGACACATGAACAGTTATAACACTCGTGCTGGAGAGAGGTGGGCTGCCCTCATCAGTAGCAGTGATGCTGATGTTGTACTGAGGTGCAGTCTCTCGGTCAAGAGGACCGTCCACAACTAATGAATATGAATTCTTGTAATTTGACTCCAATTTAAAAGGAACGGTATTGGAAATTTTACATGTCACCATCCCATTTTTACCTCCATCTTTATCAAATATTGAAACAAGAGCAATGGCTGTTTCAACTGATGCGTCCTCTTTAACAGTGTTCAACAGCGATGTGAGTGAAATTTCAGGTGCGTTGTCATTGACATCTAAAACCTCAATCAGTAATTTGGCATGTGACGTGAGAGGGGAAGAGGCTCCATCACTGGCTTGTACTCGAAGTTCAAAAGCATTACTTTCTTCATAGTCAATATTCCTTTTATTCGTTACAGTTCCTGTTTTCCCATCTATAACAAATGAATTAGTTTGTTTCCCCTGACCGACTTCACTAAATGAATATATCACTTTTCCATTTTGTCCTTCATCTAAATCAGTCGCATTTAATGTAATTATTGATGTGcctattttaacattttcataGACTCTGGCTTTATACAACCTTTGGCTGAAAACCGGAGGATTATCATTACTGTCCAATACATTAACTATTATTGTCATGCTTCCGGATTTAGCAGGTGTTCCCCCATCGATGGCAGTCAGTGTGAGCGTAATCACAGACTGTTTTTCCCTGTCTAAAACTTTCTGAAGCACCATCTCAGGAGTTACACCCTGAACTTTGTGTGCATCAAGAGAGAAATGTTCATTTTGACTCAGCTTGTAGGTGTTTACAGTGTTTTTACCCACGTCTGCATCGTGAGCTTGATGCAGAGGAAATTTTGCTCCCGCCGCTGTGCTCTCAGTAATGTTCATTGATTGCAACGTACTCTCAAATGAAGGAGAATTATCATTTACATCTAAAATCGTAATTTCCATACGGTACAGTTTCAGCGGATTATTAATAACAGCTTCTACACTGAGTGAGCATTTGGCGTCATTACCACAAAGCTCCTCTCGATCTATTCTCCCGTTAACATAGAGGGCTCCAGTTTTTAGATTTACCTCGAAATATTTCCCCTTTGATCCAGCAACGATTTGAAACATGCGGGGCTCCAAATCCTGGACATTGATGCTCAGATCTTTTGCGACATTTCCGACAACAGTCCCCAGATTCACCTCCTCTGAGACGGAGTAAGAGAGCTGCCCAGAAACCGTTTCCCAGTAACAATCCAGCAGCACGAAGACGAGATATATCCATATACAGCTCGATTTACCCAGTATATTCATTCTTACATTCAGCGGGAAGCAGAATTAATTCAAACCCGCATATTACATTAAGAAAGTCAAACAATTAAATAGAGTAAGACATGAGAGTGATGCTTTTTGGCTCATCTCCCATGAACCAGAAAATGGTTGTCGCACCGTTCTCTTTCGCCCTCTGATTCTCTTTGTCTGAATTCCAGAGAAATATACTCTGGGAGGAGTCCGAGACACCAGAGATGAAATTCAAATCTGATGGTCTACAATGTCCCCGTGTGGACATTTTCAAGAAGTACATTCAATATCAGGAAATTAAGTTTCCTTTATTATCTAGCTAAACAGTTGTGTGTTTTGCGGAACAATAACCATGACGTGCTGCCATTCTGGCATTATTCTGAATACTTTTCtcattcagtttttttaaattcatacaTTCATAAAAATTTATGAATGAACTCTCATAGACACATAGTGTAATAAATGATACCTTCTACATGAGTCAGACAATTAAAATATTCACAATACAAAACTcagaaatgaacagaatcaagctaagtaaaaagagtttttttttttcagaattgtTTTGAATAAACATGGGTCCAACCTGTTAAGGTTAACAAAGGATATGAATACTCGAACACATGTTTAGCGAGACATTATTTAAACTAGTATAGTCGCTTAGAAATAAATATTCTAGATGTTAACGGTGTCCGGGCAACTAGTACAGTAAAGTACAGTATAACTGCCCAGCATGTTGACATCGTGCATAATCGTCCGTTCAGTACTATGAAGAACAACATGTAGGGCATGATTCAAAATCTGCACATCTTTTGCTAGAAGTAAATACCACAAACTATTAGTATGTATAAAAGAAGCCTAACAAAATATATCcaagtgatttattttattagttaACTTGAACTGGATTTATCCCCATTTTTTTCCGTGGCAATGAAgttcttttaatttaattcgGGTGAAACCCTATTGATTCATACTCGGGTCTCGATCGTAGTTTTGCACACTAAATAACATTGCAGAATTTTTAAGACCAATGTGCGCTTACCTTTTCTTTGTTAGGTAAAGTCTGAGTCCTGGTAAAAGTGTCTCCTCCGTTAATACTGATCAGTTCTCCATCTACAGGTGGAAACGGGGCGGGGCAAACCACTACGTCACTCTTGAGCGTGTCTGAGCTGAAACACACGTCATACTGCTGAGTAGCTTTAGAGTAAGCCCAGCTCCCGTCAGGGTGGGTGGTGATCATGGGGGCGCTATACCTGCTGAAAGTGCCGTCTGTCCTGTGGCATCTAACTGCAATTAAAGTGATGAGGCTGAGCAGAAAGATGACGGACACCGACACAATGGCGATCAGCAGATACAGGTTCAAATCCGAGAATCTGTCCTCCTTTACAGGCACATGTCTGAACTGAGTCTGGATTTCAGCCGTGCTTTCAACCACCACCACATCAATAGACACAGTAGCTGACAGGGAGGGTTCTCCGTTATCAGAGACCAAGACCACCAAGGGGTGAGTTTTGAGGTCATTGTCACTCATTCTCCTCTTAGTCCTGATCTCCCCGGTGCTGGTTCCAATCCTGAACAGGTTGTTTCCTTTGGGCTCAGACAGGTGATAAGAAAGCAGCGCATTGTATCCAGAGTCTGCGTCTACAGCCCTGATCTTTGCCACAAAGTATCCCGCTTCAGCAGAATAGGGGATGCTCTCACTGTTAACGGAGCCGTGCTCAGAATATGGCGCGAGAATCGTGGGACTGTTGTCATTTTCATCCAGGATTAAAACGTTGACAGTGACGTTGCTGCTGAGCGGAGGAACACCAGAGTCTGTGGCCTGAACTTTAAACTGGAAAGTTTTTAACTCCTCGTAGTTAAAAGACTGCAGGCTGATTATATCTCCTGACTCTGAGTTGATGTTAATCATTGTAGGAAACGGTAGTGAGTCACtgctactttttaaaaaagaatagcTCACTTGACCATTTTTATCGACATCAGCATCAGTTGCAGTCAGAGTTTTAATGACAGCTCCTACTGGACTGTTCTCTTTAACATAAATATTAAGTATCGGATCAGAGAAGCGAGGCGAGTTGTCATTGACATCAGAGACATGAACACTAATTATGCTGGTGCTGGAGAGAGGAGGAGCTCCTTCATCAGTTGCTATTATAGTAACATTGTACTCGTCTGTAGTTTCTCTGTCAAGCGGACCATTAACTACTAAAGAGTAATAATTTCTGTAGTTTGTGTCCAGTTTAAATGGAGTCTTACTTGCAATCACAGCTTTCACTGCCCCGTTATTCCCACTATCTTTATCCAAAACCGAGACAAGTGCAATGGCTGCACCTACTTCCGCGTCTTCTTTCACTGTATTTAATAGTGACGTCACCGTGATCTCAGGAGCATTGTCATTTAAATCCAGTACTTCTACCAACACCTTACAATGAGCAGACATCGGAGGCTGGCCCTTGTCACTTGCCTCCGCATGGATCTCAAATGCACGATTTTCTTCATAATCGACTTTACCTTTAACTGAAATCGCTCCCGTTTTTGAATCAATTTCAAATAAATCTAAAATATGATCTTGGCCTTTTTTTCTCAAAGAGTATTCAATTTCACTGTTTGAACCCTCATCTGTGTCTGTTGCATTCAGCGTAAGCACTGTAGACCCACTGGGCAAGTTTTCAGGAATTTTAATTTTGTACAAAGACCTACTGAACACGGGATGGTTGTCATTAGTATCCATCACGGAAATGATAATAAGCGATGTCCCTGACTTGGGTGGGTTTCCTCCGTCTACTGCAGTCAGCGTGAGTTTTATAACAGAATCCTGCTCTCTGTCTAACGATTTCTGCAGTACTAACTCAGCAGACACGCTGTCTTCTCCTTTGTGAATTTCTAATGAAAAATAATCGTTATTACTAAGTTTATATGTATTAACACCGTTCTTACCGACATCCAAATCTGATGCCTCTATCAGTCCAAATTTGACTCCCGGTAAAGTATTTTCTGGAACATCAAGCGATTGCAGCTTCTCAGAGAAAACAGGTGCGTTGTCgtttatatcttttatgtttatCTCTAAGCGATAAAGCTTCAGGGGGACGTTGATCACCGCCTCTACATTGACAGTACATTTTGAAGCCCTACCACAAAGCTCCTCGCGGTCGATTCTTTCACTGACATAAAGAACACCCGTTTTTAAATTCACATCGAAATACTTCTTCTGTGATCCACTAACAATCTGAAACTTACGAGACTCTAAATCCTGTACATTGAGATTTAGatctttggcaatatttccaacaGATGTCCCAATATTTACCTCCTCCGATACAGAGTACGAGAGCTGTCCAGACACCGCTTCCCAGCAGCAATTCAGCAGCACGGCCACAGAATAAGCCCGCAAAATATCTGTTTTTGTTGGGAAATGCATGATTAAATCCACCGAAATCAGGCACACATTGTGTCCACCAACAACCGTCAGATATCCGCAAACAAAGGCAACCACAACAAGTCAGCCTGATAATTTTTTCGccctttctctctcgctctgcgCCTCTTTGTTACAAAGCCCAGAGAAAGATCATCCTCTGTTTCTGGGTGGAGTCTTATGCCTTTAGAAATGACATCTAGATGCCATGGTCTTCAGTGCCGCCATCTGGTAATGTAAAATAACTGCATTTAAGCTTTAGGAACAGCAACAATTAAATGACTACCCACCCGTCCAAGGCGATCAACTTCTCATTAATTATGAACATAACCCTGTTAACTTATATGTTATGGTGCATttgaaaggattttttttcccttttcccaTTCTGATTAATTCTCagttaacaaagaaaaaaaaatcacaagttTCCTCTTGGTGATACCCCGCCTAAAAGTACACGAGTTAGAATTGACAGACCTTATTGAAAATATTTCGACACCAGAAAGATACAGCAAGAACTTACTACTATTAtgacataaaataaacacattttcctAATTTCTAAAGTATGAGAGCGAAGGTGATTGAATAAGCGGTTGAATTGCCTTCCTAAATGTGATAAAAGAAACTTTACACCATTCTCCACTAAATAAAAAGATCTATCATGAATTGTATGCCAAGTTTCCAGGGAAAAACACTTGTCTTTGTCGACCGTGCCCCAATTAAGTCCCCTGATGCACCCTCCAAATGACCGGCAACACGCACCTTTCTGATTTCAGCACCACGGATAACGACAATAACGTTCTGTCTAAACTTGAAAGGCTCATGAACTTTGTTTATTTTGGCTTATTAACAACTGTACATTTCAACTCAACTCCAAACcgataaaaaaaatcacatctttAAATAGTTTGTGAATGTACTACTAACATATTccacttaaaaacaacaacaacaaagaaacaaaacagggAGATTACTTAAGGTCTTAGGCATGAATTTATGGATTGCATTGTTTTTGCTAATTTCTTACCTTCTCTTTGCTAGGTAAAGTCTGAGTCCTAGTAAAAGTGTCTCCTCCGTTAATACTGATCAGTTCTGCATCTACAGGTGGAAACGAGGCGGGGAAAACCACTACGTCACTCTTGAGCGTGTCTGAGCTGAAACACACGTCATACTGCTGAGTAGCTTTAGAGTAAGACCAGCTCCCGTCAGGGTGGGTGGTGATCATGGGGGCGCTGTACCTGCTGAAAGTGCCATCTGTCTTGTGGCATCTGACTGCTATTAAAGTGATGAGGCTGAGCAGAAAGATGACGGACACCGACACAATAGCGATCAGTAGATACAGGTTCAAATCCGAGAAGCTGTCCTCCTTTACAGGCACATGTCTGAACTGAGTCTGGATTTCAGCCGTGCTTTCAACCACCACCACATCAATAGACACAGTAGCTGACAGGGAGGGTTCTCCGTTGTCAGAGACCAAGACCACCAAGGGGTGAGTTTTGAGGTCATTGTCACTCATTCTCCTCTTAGTCCTGATCTCCCCGGTGCTGGTTCCGATCCTGAACAGGTTGTTTCCTTTGGGCTCAGACAGGTGATAAGAAAGCAGCGCATTGTATCCAGAGTCTGCGTCTACAGCTCTGATCTTTGCCACAAAGTATCCCGCTTCAGCAGAATAGGGGATGCTCTCACTGTTAACGGAGCCGTGCTGTGAATATGGCGCGAGAATCGTGGGACTGTTGTCATTTTCATCCAGAATTAAAACATTGACAGTTACGTTGCTGCTGAGCGGAGGAACACCAGAGTCTGTGGCCTGAACTTTAAACTGGAAAGTTTTTAACTCCTCATAGTTAAAAGACTGCAGGCTGATTATATCTCCTGACTCTGAGTTGATGTTAATCATTGTAGGAAACGGTAGTGAGTCACtgctactttttaaaaaagaatagcTCACTTGACCATTTTTATCGACATCAGCATCAGATGCAGTCAGAGTTTTAATGACTGCTCCTACTGGACTGTTCTCTTTAACATAAATATTAAGCATCGGATCAGAGAAGCGAGGCGAGTTGTCATTGACATCAGAGACATGAACACTAATTATGCTGGTGCTGGAGAGAGGAGGAGCTCCTTCATCAGTTGCTATTATAGTAACATTGTACTCGTCTGTAGTTTCTCTGTCAAGCGGACCATTAACTACTAAAGAGTAATAATTTCTGTAGTTTGTGTCCAGTTTAAATGGAGTCTTACTTGCAATCACAGCTTTCACTGCCCCGTTATTCCCACTATCTTTATCCAAAACCGAGACAAGTGCAATGGCTGCACCTACTTCCGCGTCTTCTTTCACTGTATTTAGTAGTGACGTCACCGTGATCTCAGGAGCATTGTCATTTAGATCAAGCACTTCTACCAACactttacaatgagcagacatCGGAGGCTGGCCTTTGTCAGTGGCCTCAGCATGAATCTCAAATGCAGGATTTTCTTCGTAATCGATTTTACCTTTAACTGAAATCGCTCCCGTTTTAGAGTCTAtttgaaatacatttaaaacatgatcCTGACCTTTGCTTCTAAAAGAATATTCAGTTTCAGCATTTAATCCGTCATCTGCGTCTgttgcatttaaaaatataattgttTTACCCATTGGAAGATTTTCATGAATCTGTGTTTTATACAAAGCGCTACTGAAAACCGGAGCGTTGTCATTATTGTCTAAGACATTTATAATGATTTGCAATGTTCCTGACTTGGGTGGGTTTCCGCTGTCGACAGCAGTCACGGTAAGATTAAGAGTAGGTTGTGTTTCTCGGTCTAGATCTTTCTGTAGCACCAGCTCGGCAGACACACTATCCCTTCCTTTGTGGACCTCTAAAGAAAAGTAATCATTTGGACTCAACTTGTATGAGCTAACGTCATTCTTTCCAACGTCGAGATCCGATGCCCCTATAAATCCAAATTTCCCCCCTGGCACAGTACTTTCCGCAATATTAAGATACTGCAAATTCTCAGGAAAATGTGGCACATTATCATTAATATCGACTACATTTACATCTAAACGATAAAGCTTCAGTGGATTGTTGATCACGGCCTCTACGCTAACAGTACATATTGCAGCTTTTGCGCAAAGCTCCTCACGGTCAATTCTTTCACTGACATAGAGACTACccgttttcaaatttatatcgaaataatttctctttgatCCGCTAACAATCTGAAACATACGTGTCCTCAAGTCATGCACGTTAAGATGTAGATCTTTAGCGAGATTTCCCACAGTAGTCCCCGGGTTTACCTCCTCTGATACAGAGTAAGAGAGCTGCCCAGTCACCACTTGCCAGCAGCAATCCAAAAGAACAACGACTACATAAATCCCAAAAGAACTGCGTATCCTCATTGTCGACATTTTCTATCCTGTGCGAGCACAGCATATGGACCGTAGTCTTCAAGGTGAAAATAGAGTGGAAGAATCCAGATTTCCGTGTATATAAGAAGTAAAGGACAAAGCGATGATCGCACAATGTATTCTCATACTGCCCCTCTTGTAACAAAGCCCTGCGAAGCATCATCGTCACCATCATCTAAATCTAGGAGGAGCTTCGAACAAACAAGAGCACTATGAAATGTGATGGTCTACAATGTCCCCATGTGGTTATTTAAAAATACTACATTATCACAAAACAATCTCATAAGTTCGTTTAAGCCTTCAAGATAAATGCATCAAGATGCCAATCTGGTAATGGCAAATAATGTCCAGCTCCctcatatatttatttaaagacagaTGTAGAATATATATAAACCAAAAGGAATTAAACCTTGCCCTATCTCCTTTTcacaaaactgcaaacatgaGTAATACAATTGTCAAGGCGTATATCAGCTTAATGTGCTATCTGTCTGTCCTTTGGGTAACCAgagacaaagagcaatgcacATATCAGAAAGGTGACTTATAATTATTGCGGCCTCCAGATCACATCTATTATACCAGAATGCCTACaccagcaccatggacagctaCATAAACGCACCGCAATGCTGTCCAAATGATGGATATTATTAAATTAGCACAagtaaacattttaaagaagaaagatatatatatatatggaatcTAGTTTAAATCAGAAGATCAGAATCACCATGCTAAGATAAGAAAAATTGGTACCGTTTAATCTGCAATGACGAGGAATGACAATGTGCAagtattttaaaatttcatgGACTCACCTTTTCGTTGGTAGGTAAAGTCTGAGTCTTGGTAAAAGTGTCTCCTCCGTTAATACTGATCAGTTCTGCATCTACAGGTGGAAACAGGGCGGGGAAAACTACTACATCACTCTTGAGCGTGTCTGAGCTGAAACACACGTCATACTGCTGAGTAGCTTCAGAGTAAGACCAGCTCCCGTCAGGGTGGGTGGTGATCATGGGGGCGCTATACCTGCTGAA encodes:
- the LOC109203098 gene encoding protocadherin alpha-3, which encodes MDTNDNHPVFSRSLYKIKIPENLPSGSTVLTLNATDTDEGSNSEIEYSLRKKGQDHILDLFEIDSKTGAISVKGKVDYEENRAFEIHAEASDKGQPPMSAHCKVLVEVLDLNDNAPEITVTSLLNTVKEDAEVGAAIALVSVLDKDSGNNGAVKAVIASKTPFKLDTNYRNYYSLVVNGPLDRETTDEYNVTIIATDEGAPPLSSTSIISVHVSDVNDNSPRFSDPILNIYVKENSPVGAVIKTLTATDADVDKNGQVSYSFLKSSSDSLPFPTMININSESGDIISLQSFNYEELKTFQFKVQATDSGVPPLSSNVTVNVLILDENDNSPTILAPYSEHGSVNSESIPYSAEAGYFVAKIRAVDADSGYNALLSYHLSEPKGNNLFRIGTSTGEIRTKRRMSDNDLKTHPLVVLVSDNGEPSLSATVSIDVVVVESTAEIQTQFRHVPVKEDRFSDLNLYLLIAIVSVSVIFLLSLITLIAVRCHRTDGTFSRYSAPMITTHPDGSWAYSKATQQYDVCFSSDTLKSDVVVCPAPFPPVDGELISINGGDTFTRTQTLPNKEKVSAHWS